From one Methylocystis parvus OBBP genomic stretch:
- a CDS encoding RecB family exonuclease, with the protein MDLVFSWFADGDAWPEHPGAGSAVLDQAVVGPLRLLDHVETMLGLGGPQVAMVERIAIYKRKIEAAGADRFWSKSFGLDPWSSTRELLSWRDELIEAGWRPGIRLERTRLADIAAAEGVGPALPPGVADRVRAVIDALEEKPTLSLESINLVDGRNLFPNGWRAMLDGLERCGVCIEQLTAPAPASLGDGRLTLLVADTELVAAEALAAWLAAAPENNDGLVFVLGRDTALLDHALAKAGLPRLGHSTPSPHRSLLQILPLAFALAWEPPDPKRLLDFLLLPLGPLPRSVANKLADVVAESPGIGGEDWIAGWVEIEKTLAEEEGADAKKNAARLSEWRGFVEPKRHDPKKGMPRAAARRIAEKVSSWAVKRAVSSDDPLFYALAQTAADLAAAIDAIETDTLDRLLLERMLEQAIGVGVADPSAVAEAAPWRSVQHPGAVWGEARTIVWWHFADMGEAGYSTVWNVLERDALAKGGCPLDEPELAPQRLAAAWERPLRHGREKIVLVRPALAAGAETSAHPLWHSLVAQRPSLEEEISARAEAVLLDRNPTLAGRKLVRAPVALVSPPAPRLEWMAPAHAISARSLESATSLASLLACPLQWTLRYAGKLYPGVRQSLPNMDTLVGTLAHRIAQEIFHPGDPPAPEAAEAKAATLLDELLPRIAATLLLPGASGELAAARSAVPQALAELARFLRSGKLSVVGVEYGFSVPDTLATCAGVNGRIDLLTKTAEERLVVIDLKWQRSESWRRAELKNGVALQLSVYARHVSDENVDAATGYFMLRQRRFLTATPLRGEGTTTVIDGPTPKDTWDRVVASWTSAMSDIEAGTVRALFDQSDTKLEDFTDRYLLVPPKCGYCDYAGLCEVNS; encoded by the coding sequence ATGGACCTCGTCTTCTCATGGTTTGCCGACGGCGACGCATGGCCGGAGCACCCGGGCGCCGGGAGCGCCGTCCTCGACCAAGCGGTCGTCGGTCCACTGCGCCTGCTCGACCATGTTGAGACAATGCTCGGCCTGGGCGGGCCGCAGGTCGCCATGGTCGAGCGGATCGCGATTTACAAAAGGAAGATAGAGGCAGCGGGCGCGGATAGGTTCTGGTCAAAGTCGTTCGGACTCGATCCTTGGTCGTCCACACGTGAGCTGCTGAGCTGGAGGGACGAACTGATCGAAGCCGGATGGCGCCCTGGCATCAGGCTCGAGCGCACGCGTCTTGCCGACATCGCCGCTGCTGAAGGAGTTGGTCCTGCTCTGCCGCCCGGAGTCGCCGACCGAGTGCGCGCCGTCATCGACGCGCTCGAGGAGAAGCCGACGCTTTCGTTGGAATCGATCAACCTCGTTGACGGTCGAAATCTCTTCCCCAACGGATGGCGCGCCATGCTCGACGGGCTGGAGCGCTGCGGCGTCTGCATCGAGCAACTTACCGCGCCAGCGCCGGCTTCGTTGGGTGATGGCCGACTGACGCTCCTCGTCGCGGACACGGAACTCGTCGCTGCGGAGGCGCTCGCTGCATGGCTCGCTGCTGCGCCGGAAAATAACGACGGATTGGTCTTCGTTCTCGGTAGGGATACGGCCCTGCTTGATCACGCGCTTGCCAAGGCCGGCCTGCCGCGTCTCGGCCACTCGACGCCATCACCCCATCGGTCGCTTCTGCAGATCCTGCCGCTGGCCTTCGCCCTCGCGTGGGAGCCGCCAGATCCCAAACGGCTGCTCGATTTCCTTCTGCTTCCCCTCGGTCCCTTGCCGCGATCCGTCGCCAACAAGCTCGCGGATGTCGTTGCCGAGTCGCCCGGTATAGGGGGAGAAGACTGGATCGCGGGGTGGGTCGAGATCGAGAAGACGCTGGCCGAAGAGGAAGGCGCGGACGCCAAAAAGAACGCGGCGCGTCTTTCCGAATGGAGGGGTTTCGTCGAACCGAAGCGACACGATCCCAAGAAGGGGATGCCACGCGCCGCCGCGCGCAGGATCGCGGAGAAGGTTTCCTCATGGGCCGTCAAGCGAGCCGTCTCGTCCGACGATCCACTGTTCTATGCGCTCGCGCAGACAGCCGCCGACCTCGCCGCGGCGATCGACGCCATCGAGACCGACACGCTCGACCGTCTGCTGCTCGAGCGCATGCTCGAACAGGCCATCGGCGTCGGCGTGGCCGATCCCTCAGCGGTCGCGGAGGCTGCCCCATGGCGGTCGGTCCAGCATCCGGGGGCGGTTTGGGGTGAAGCGAGAACAATCGTCTGGTGGCATTTCGCGGACATGGGGGAAGCTGGTTACAGCACGGTCTGGAACGTGCTGGAGCGCGACGCCCTCGCCAAAGGCGGCTGTCCCCTGGACGAGCCGGAACTCGCACCGCAGCGGCTGGCGGCCGCGTGGGAGCGCCCGTTGCGGCACGGGCGAGAGAAGATCGTCCTCGTCCGCCCGGCGCTTGCCGCCGGGGCCGAGACGAGCGCGCATCCCCTCTGGCATTCGCTGGTCGCACAACGACCCTCCCTTGAAGAGGAGATCTCCGCCCGCGCCGAGGCTGTCCTTTTGGATCGCAATCCGACGCTTGCTGGCCGGAAGCTCGTCCGCGCCCCGGTCGCGCTTGTCTCGCCGCCCGCGCCAAGATTGGAATGGATGGCGCCCGCGCACGCCATCAGCGCGAGATCGCTCGAGTCCGCGACGTCGCTCGCCTCACTGCTCGCCTGCCCTTTGCAGTGGACGCTAAGATATGCGGGCAAGCTCTACCCCGGCGTCCGGCAATCGTTGCCGAACATGGACACTCTTGTGGGCACGCTCGCGCACCGGATCGCGCAGGAAATATTCCACCCCGGCGACCCTCCGGCCCCCGAGGCGGCCGAAGCCAAGGCCGCCACACTCTTGGATGAATTGCTGCCGCGGATCGCCGCGACGTTGCTGTTGCCCGGCGCTTCGGGCGAACTCGCTGCCGCGAGGAGCGCGGTTCCCCAGGCGCTCGCGGAACTCGCTCGCTTCCTTCGATCGGGGAAGCTGAGCGTTGTCGGTGTCGAATACGGCTTCTCGGTTCCCGACACGCTCGCCACCTGCGCTGGCGTGAACGGTCGCATCGACCTCTTGACGAAAACGGCGGAGGAGCGCCTCGTCGTGATCGACCTTAAATGGCAGCGTAGCGAAAGCTGGCGGCGCGCCGAACTGAAGAACGGAGTCGCTTTGCAACTGTCCGTCTACGCCCGCCACGTCTCCGACGAAAATGTCGACGCGGCGACGGGATATTTCATGCTTCGCCAACGGCGTTTTCTGACCGCAACGCCGCTTCGCGGCGAAGGGACGACGACGGTGATCGATGGCCCGACGCCCAAAGACACATGGGACCGGGTCGTCGCCTCATGGACGTCCGCGATGTCGGATATCGAAGCCGGCACGGTTCGAGCGCTATTCGATCAAAGTGACACGAAGCTCGAAGACTTCACCGATCGCTATCTCTTGGTCCCGCCAAAATGCGGGTACTGCGATTACGCGGGCCTTTGCGAGGTGAACTCATGA
- a CDS encoding UvrD-helicase domain-containing protein, translating to MNDKNGSHTVGIATASAGTGKTYDLTSRIEAEIEAGRAPERIVASTFTVKAAGELRERARQRLIGNGNSEAAVRLLGARINTINGVSGGLVKEFAFGLGLSPIVDVIDEGAAATAFRQAADVAIGRRADELGRLSRLFGYDEAYVSKDWRADVNRIVELSRANNIASEALANCAERSIEGFTSLLSPVVAGETEAGLDAALRAAIDALLSRYPTNEGLTKGTIGSLQEVREIVGRGRIEDWPWSRWAKLSKASGTKVDDPYFVPVREAASAFARHPRLLDQATRLISGLFACAAEAMRAYEAHKRSWGLVDFVDQDRLLLELLGNRDLEIQLRDRIESVFVDEFQDTSPLQLANFVAMSRIARSSVWVGDPKQAIYGFRGTDPDLITHVAPKIQEATGGTRSTLHKNWRSRPGLVAFFNDAFGPTFDAMGLPPEATRIAKVERDDLPGQGTALAVWRIEREFAASVVSGVVDALAEGTEWRVARDSMAEPLAPGDIAILCRTNGECLGIADALATAGMKVAIERGGLFGTLEARLAIAALRWCADRRDTVALAELAHLLHEGHGQPAWFEASLRDDRVEAIEALVPLAADLRAIADKGVHKTPVEFMDSVFALGGVAKSILRWGNAQDRLLNLEALRGLVTEYQEDRHRNRAPTTATDLCAWLEEQEANQPKSRALDAVTVMTYHASKGLEWPFVVLTSLDAKPKANAFGLHVASDVSGSEIDWSDPLAGRWLRYWPWPFGAQKKDVFLDTTAANSDAGRTAERSEREERARLLYVGATRARDYLILALPRSKSGWAWLDELQSDAGGSALAAPELGCIEVKVNGNPHAVRVYAPSPLDESASADPIVGFSGPEEYPRTFPPLTLKPSEGGAVEDTTITEEIDLGARLPFAGSLEMDRVGEAIHRFLAADNPAWDEARRVVLAKRQLDAWGVMGLDPRDVVTMGSRFRRFVEKRWPGAVLKREAPIVYRIGDRTMSGRIDAVAETPDVIVVFDHKSFPGAPDKWLDQAKKHAGQLQLYREAIAASLSTPKQVILALHLPISGEVLMVGVRDRA from the coding sequence ATGAATGACAAGAATGGATCGCACACGGTCGGCATCGCCACGGCGTCCGCGGGAACGGGAAAGACCTACGATCTGACCTCGCGGATCGAGGCGGAGATCGAAGCAGGGCGCGCACCCGAGCGGATCGTCGCCAGCACGTTCACTGTGAAGGCCGCGGGCGAATTGCGGGAACGGGCCCGCCAGCGGCTGATCGGCAACGGGAACTCCGAGGCGGCCGTCCGGTTGCTCGGCGCGAGGATCAACACGATCAACGGGGTCAGCGGCGGTCTGGTCAAGGAGTTCGCGTTCGGTCTCGGCCTTTCCCCCATTGTCGACGTCATCGACGAAGGCGCTGCGGCTACCGCGTTTCGGCAAGCAGCCGACGTCGCGATCGGGCGGCGCGCCGACGAATTGGGGCGGCTGTCTCGACTCTTCGGATACGACGAGGCCTACGTCAGCAAGGATTGGCGCGCCGACGTGAATAGGATCGTTGAACTCTCCCGCGCGAACAACATCGCTTCTGAGGCCTTGGCCAATTGCGCTGAACGCTCCATCGAAGGCTTCACTTCGCTTTTGTCGCCTGTCGTCGCCGGCGAAACGGAAGCCGGGCTGGACGCCGCGTTGCGCGCGGCGATCGATGCGCTGCTGTCCCGCTATCCGACCAACGAGGGCCTGACCAAGGGGACGATCGGATCGCTGCAAGAAGTCCGAGAGATCGTCGGGAGAGGAAGGATCGAGGACTGGCCGTGGAGTCGCTGGGCGAAGCTCTCGAAGGCTTCCGGGACCAAGGTCGACGATCCGTATTTCGTCCCGGTGCGAGAGGCCGCTTCCGCCTTCGCACGTCATCCGCGACTGCTCGATCAGGCGACACGTTTGATTTCCGGCCTCTTCGCCTGCGCGGCGGAGGCCATGCGAGCCTACGAAGCGCACAAGCGGAGCTGGGGTCTTGTCGACTTCGTCGACCAGGATCGCCTGCTGCTGGAGCTCTTGGGAAATCGGGATCTCGAAATTCAGTTGCGGGATCGCATCGAGTCCGTCTTCGTCGACGAGTTCCAAGATACGAGCCCCCTGCAACTCGCGAACTTCGTCGCCATGTCGAGGATCGCCCGGTCGAGCGTCTGGGTGGGTGACCCCAAGCAGGCGATTTACGGATTCCGTGGCACAGACCCGGATCTTATCACGCATGTCGCTCCCAAGATCCAAGAGGCGACGGGTGGAACGCGGTCCACACTCCACAAGAATTGGCGCAGCCGCCCTGGCCTCGTCGCCTTTTTCAATGACGCCTTCGGCCCCACCTTTGATGCGATGGGTCTGCCGCCAGAAGCGACGCGCATCGCCAAGGTCGAGCGTGATGACCTTCCGGGACAAGGTACCGCCCTCGCCGTCTGGCGCATCGAACGCGAATTCGCCGCTTCGGTCGTCTCCGGTGTCGTCGACGCTCTCGCCGAGGGAACGGAATGGCGGGTCGCCCGCGACAGCATGGCCGAGCCGCTCGCCCCTGGTGACATCGCAATCCTCTGCCGCACCAACGGCGAGTGCCTCGGGATCGCCGACGCGCTCGCGACTGCAGGGATGAAAGTGGCGATCGAACGCGGTGGACTGTTCGGGACACTCGAGGCCAGGCTCGCTATCGCCGCGCTGCGCTGGTGCGCTGACCGGCGAGACACTGTGGCGCTCGCGGAACTCGCGCATCTCTTACACGAAGGTCACGGCCAGCCGGCATGGTTCGAAGCCAGCCTGCGGGACGATCGGGTTGAAGCTATCGAAGCTCTCGTCCCACTCGCCGCCGATTTGCGCGCCATCGCGGACAAAGGCGTCCACAAGACGCCTGTTGAATTCATGGACTCGGTTTTCGCACTCGGTGGCGTCGCCAAGTCGATCTTGAGGTGGGGGAATGCCCAGGATCGGCTCCTCAATTTGGAAGCGTTGCGCGGCCTCGTCACCGAATATCAAGAGGACCGGCATCGGAACCGCGCGCCGACGACGGCGACCGACCTTTGCGCTTGGCTTGAGGAGCAGGAGGCGAACCAACCGAAAAGCCGTGCGCTCGACGCAGTCACAGTAATGACCTATCACGCCTCGAAGGGCCTCGAATGGCCATTCGTCGTCCTGACGAGCCTGGACGCAAAGCCCAAGGCGAACGCCTTCGGCCTGCACGTCGCGAGCGACGTCTCCGGCAGCGAGATCGACTGGTCCGATCCGCTGGCTGGCAGGTGGTTGCGCTATTGGCCGTGGCCTTTCGGAGCCCAGAAGAAGGACGTTTTCCTCGACACGACCGCCGCGAATTCCGATGCCGGACGAACGGCGGAGCGTTCCGAGCGCGAGGAGCGAGCTCGTCTTCTATATGTCGGCGCAACGCGCGCGCGAGATTATCTGATTCTGGCTTTGCCGAGATCGAAATCGGGCTGGGCGTGGCTCGATGAGCTGCAGTCCGATGCCGGCGGATCGGCTTTAGCCGCCCCCGAACTCGGCTGCATCGAGGTCAAAGTGAACGGCAATCCCCATGCCGTCCGCGTGTACGCGCCGTCCCCTCTCGATGAAAGCGCTTCCGCCGACCCGATAGTCGGCTTTAGCGGTCCGGAAGAGTACCCGCGGACGTTCCCGCCGCTCACTCTGAAGCCCAGCGAAGGGGGCGCCGTCGAGGATACGACGATTACCGAAGAGATCGATCTTGGCGCCCGCCTGCCGTTCGCCGGTTCTCTGGAGATGGATCGCGTCGGAGAGGCGATTCACCGCTTTCTCGCGGCGGACAATCCTGCTTGGGACGAGGCCCGACGGGTCGTCCTCGCCAAACGACAGCTCGACGCGTGGGGCGTCATGGGCCTTGATCCGCGCGACGTCGTGACAATGGGCTCGCGGTTCCGCCGCTTTGTCGAAAAACGATGGCCCGGCGCCGTCCTGAAGCGCGAGGCACCGATCGTCTACCGCATCGGCGACCGCACAATGTCCGGACGCATCGACGCAGTCGCCGAGACGCCCGACGTGATCGTCGTCTTCGATCATAAGAGTTTCCCTGGCGCCCCCGACAAATGGCTCGACCAAGCCAAGAAGCACGCCGGCCAGTTGCAGCTCTATCGTGAGGCGATCGCCGCTTCGCTGTCGACTCCCAAGCAGGTCATACTGGCCCTGCATCTG